In Scyliorhinus canicula chromosome 12, sScyCan1.1, whole genome shotgun sequence, the sequence atTATGGGacaagggagggagggtgagacaAATTGGACGgacctttcaaagagccagcatgaTGGTCTCCTTTTGTGCTCTGTAATTCTCTGGAGAACAGACACGGAGGAGAGGACCTGAAGGGCTGCAGCAATTGTACCTCCTCCGGATAAGTAAAGAATCTTCAGAAGTCAGGAAAGAAAACTGAAACGTAGAGGGGGGACATTTGGAGAAGATTCGTTTCTGGGAGCGAGGTGATGGAAACTATGAAGAATAGCACCATCAGCCTTTGTAGACGAACAGAGGAAAAGTTAACAAACCTTGTgttgtaaaataaaaacagaaaatgtcaaaAGTACCCAGGCCTGGCACTATCACTGGGGAGAGAATCAGAAATAGCATTTCGGTTCAATAATTGTTCACCAGTTGTTTTAGGTTCTAAGCAATTAAATAAACTGGGGAAAGTGAGAAAAGGAACAAATGGACAGGTATTGCTGGGGGGAAAAAAgtatcaaagctttttgtcttgcactcatcaggacacgtTGCAAGAATATGGTGTGGATGAGGCCGCACTTGACAGACCATGTGACCGGTTCGGGGCCAATCTCGCATGAATCCGGGCCAGGACCCTGAGCCGTGTGGACCCTGGAACCCGAAGTGTTAAGACCCGTTATATTgggttctgtgcctgttacctaACTGCCTTTGCCTCTCATCAATAAATctctttgttaactactggaagcctccagtgcaagtctcgagccaccacaggaGGAAAACAAGAATTTATACTGTGTGAGAAGAGaacgctgattggttggcagctgaTCTCTGATTGGTCAACCTTGGCTAGTCAGGATCAAGCTGCCTGATTTAAATTTCAAACGATGCTTGGCAGTTATctatcagtcaccatcaactgctgcattctccatggcaacacctctgccAATCAAAGTTCACTTTCCAatcaatcagcattctcttcgcatgcagtataaattgttgttttcccttATATTGGTCGTGTCCTGATGAGGACTGGATGAAAGGTTCGACCTTTTCAGCAAAACACAAGTTCAGTGCGACAAAAAGAAAAGGTCTGTGGTAGGGTGGAAGGcagaagagattaaatgacaaaggtgTTGGAGAACAGAAGGGAGTGTAAACGGGACAAGAAAAAAGTGAGGTCATGTAGCGTAATGGtagtgagctggattctcccgccctgCCCAGCCATAACGCAGAAGGCCATGGCAAACCCTTGCATCATCATGGACCCACCCAGTGGATGCCCATGCTCATCAATGGCCTCTTGGGATGTAGAGGGAGAAAGAGACAAAAACAAAACACCACAGTTGCtgcaaaatctgaaataaaaacagagtgcTGGAAATgcgcagtaggtctggcagcatctgtggagagagaaacattcaAAGTTTCAAGTTGAATATGACTTTTTCTCAGAACAGGGAAGAGGCCGAGTcccgaggaggtgtgaatggcaggatcATGAACAGGTTGTTGAACTCCGTGTTGAGTCTGGGAGCTTGAAACGTGCCCATGTTGATGGATGAGGTTCCTCGAGTCCTCTGTTCACCATGCGTTGGCATTCACGCTtatagagaggtgaaggccactgTACAAAGACAGATTTTCTCACGTAGCGATGGGACAACTGGAGATCGAgctgagggggcgggggtggattATGCGATTTGAACCATTTCATTGAAAGTACTATTCCAAATACTTTTGAGTTTTCAGTTGACCTCTGTTTCTCATTCCCTTTGCAGATGACTGTGAACAGCTGGAGTCCTACGCCCCTCTCGAGGCACAAATCAGAGAGAAGGAGCTACAAAATGCAGCGCTGAGAACAGAACTCTGCCACAAAGAGGCCCTGATAACCGCGCTGGAGGACAGCCTACGGAGGAGGGAGCGGCTGTTCCTGGAGGAACTCAAGAGACGGAGTCACAGGATGACCCTGCTGAACAGTGAACTGCAGAAGCAGTCTGAGACTGCGGCGCATCTCTCCTTCCAGCTGCACAGCTTCAAACAGAAGCTGAGCAACTCCAGGCAAGGCAATCGGCCTTCAGATAAGCCGTCTGATAAAGCCATCCCCACGTCTCCCGTATATACATCACTATCACTGAAAAGGAGCCACAAAATCCATTACAAAATGACTGAGAAAACCTGCACTGACCGAGCGATGGGGACAGACGCCACTCAGCAAAGGCGACAGGCTGCGCAGGTCGAATTGGACCCCATGCCCGACCCTGCCCTTTTCCTACGAGCGAGGTGGCATTACGGCCAGAGGCAGGTCCAGGCGGGCCGAGTGGCTGAGCCCGTTAGCCGGGAGTGCGGACTTGAGAGTGGCAGCCTTGCGGCAGCATCGCAAACGCCCAGGACTGTACCAGAGGGGAACTCAAAGAGTTTGAACATTCTGGGGCCCCCTGCCGAGACGGAAATCCCCCTCACTGATGAGGAAAGCGCCGGCGAGGATTTGCAAAAGGAGCGAGAAGGATTTCGTAAATAGGGCCACTTTGTCCCGGGTTTTCAAGGTTAACAATCAGTTAATAGAAGGAACTTGCATAGATGCAACGCCTTTTCCTATCAGAAACATCTGAAGGCATGTTGCATGCAATGAATTTTCAAATCGGTCGCTGTTTCGGCAAACGCAGCAGTTTGTTTTTGCACAAAGCAATGCCCTACAGACATCAATGGGGTGAATGACTGGCAATTCTCAACTGCAGCCACCTCTACCGAGGCAGTACAGGGAGGCCCCACTTCATTGATTTGAAGGCCCAAGCTGGGCCTGAATCTACCCAGCCAACACCTGGGAAAAGTAGACTATTTAAAGTGAAAGGTAGGCAAGGGGAACACTGGCAAATATCACAGAGCTTTCCTCTTcgcctcaggaacctggtcatCAGAAAGAATTTTTAATACAAATCAGTGGGTTACTCAAGTTAATAATAAATCTTTGAAAATATTACATTCATCCAAACATTTTATTGCAAATCCGCTTCTAACATTACAAAACCTCTGGACGTGCACACACCCCTCGCACATCACACTGCAGTTATCAGCCTCACGTAAACTTCTGacacactttaaaaaatatatatatatatatatatattacaaagcaaTAAAGTAATGATTCACAACTCACTCTGAAGATAAAGCCTAGCACATGCTTTATTCATAACCATCCAGGCATTATTGTCGCAGATGCaaaaacaatctttttttttaaaacaaaaaattacTGGGTGCTTCTGGCCTGGACATTGTGATGAACAAACATTTTCAACAAGTAACAATTAGGTTCTTGTCACTGCCTGATAATTAGATGTTATGATCTTGAAGGGacacagcttccacaatagcGCAAACATGGAGCACTTTATGGACAACAGCTGTTAGAATAAATCCGACTTACTACAGGCAAGAGCCGCTAATGTAATTACTTCACAAACTCTCAAAATCAATCGAAGCAACACTTCACTGTTTAccaaaagaaaaacttgcatttatgtagtgccaTTCATGACCACAGGGCAACTCATTGTAACAAAgaatacatcacaggaacaggcccttcggccctccaagcctgtaccgataatgataccaaccttggccaaaaccctcagcacttcctagtgccgtatcccacTATACgcaccctatccatgtatttatcgagatgccttttgacgccgttaatatatctgcttccacgccctcccctggcagcgaagcgcgttccaggcactcaccaccctctgtttaaaaaaaaaacaacctcgcacatctctaaatttTCCCCCAcggatcttaaatctatgccccctggtgactgacccctccaccctgggaaagagtgcctgcccatccaccctatctatgcccctcataatcttgtagacctctatcaggtcgcctctcaacctccgtcgctctaatgaaaacagtctgagtctattcagcctctccgcacagctaacaccctccagaccaggcaacatcctgataaacctcctctccaaagcctccacatcctgcgAAGGAAACCTGTCAGCCAATGTACgcccagcaagatcccacaggtaGCAATGCGACAATGAGCAGAGAATCTGTTTTTGCGATATTGGTTGTGAGATGACTATTGGCCTGGACGCCAGAGATAATTCCCTATCCTccctcttcaaaataatgccacagGATCCcttccattcacctgagaggacagatggGCTCTTGGTTTAGTATTTCATCGAGCAACAACATCATCTCAGCGTTGTACTGTTGTGTCATGTTACAATTATGGGCTCGGGTCTCCAAGGAGGGCAAGTTTAAACCCGTCGGAAAGCACTTATCTGCTAACCACTTTTCCCAATTAGTTCATTTTACCTGAACCAGACAGATTTTTTTTCATATTCACCAACAATCAtgtattgtcccccccccccccaccccgacacacaccTCTCACTAACTTTGCGGCCGCTAACGCACTTTTACCAATACCAAGGGGAGGTTCATCAGTTTTTGTCTAGAACTGCTAGAACTTGAGCAACATAGACGTGTTGGGTGAGCTGTGAATTAAATGGCATTTAATCAGATCTGGATGGTTGCCACCATTGCCAGTAAACAATTTCCGATTGCTGCTTAACTGACTAAACCTTGAAAACCTTAACACTGGTGGGAATACATTAACACTttgccctcacccctcaccagaaACGTCCAGAATCTTTCTCCGGGTGAGAGGGCACAGGGTTGGGGAGGAAATGTCGAAGTGGAAACAAAGGATTAGTAAATCATTGGCCCAATACTATCCGGTACAACTGGGCAATCTCCCCGGTGGCAATTCTGATTAAGGGCCCAACAGTAAGTTTTGTTATCCATGATTAGCGAGGTATATATATAAACTGTTGTATCAAAATTCCTATTTGTATAAGCTGGCTTTGATACTGTAATAATCACATGCACTGCAATTGAATTTCCATAGTTTCTCTGTACGAATGTTTCCGTTAAGACTAACAGTTAATCGTTTTATCCCGACAGAAAGTTTAAAAAGGACACATTGCAATGTTTGAAACGTATGTGCAGTCACAATTGAATTTGATGCCATGTGACCTTTCTGAAGACTTTTTTCTCCATTGCATTGTCTTCACCTTTAACATAACTTTATGCTGTTTGTCGAAGGAAAATTCTCAGAAGAACAGAAGGAGGCAAGTGGCATGAAGAGaccttcggggggtgggggggggagttggagaagGGTCATGCTATTACTGTGCAGGAGTCTCCCATTATCTTTCTCACTCCCAGATTTCTCCCCTTCCTCTCTGGAGGatgctgactgtcactacagcacAAATTCCCTGAGCACTAACCCAGATCTGCCCCCTTCCCTAAATGTGCCTCGACAGTGAATCTCGAGCTAGTTTCACAATGGGGTACATCGTAGCTGAGCCCAAACGGGGTTCTGCGCTTCTGGCCATTCTTCAGTCCATCCTTGTTGCGAAGATACCTAGTGAACCCAACAGATTGCGTTCAGACCGTCCTGGGCTACCTGACTCTGAGCAATAGCACCCAATGCAACCGTTCTGCTGCCAACGCACtccagtgattttttaaaaataaatatttttattctcctttttcatattttcctcAAAATTTACAACACCAgataatcaacaataacaaatcCAATGGTAATCCCccagccaacaatcccctcacccacccaccctcaaacagctcccaacattaTGAATACAAAACAGTGAAAAAGAATCATCAATAACTTATTCAGTCCAAACCCCCCCCAATGTATaatgtcatccaattcatgaaaatgcatgatgaacaaggccatgagttgtagaacctttccatcccctcccccactcgaaCTTTCCTTTCTCGCTAAGaactccagcagatccccccgcccccgtgccacgccgaggcacagggaggagaagctgacctccaccccaacagaatccgccttcgggcgatcagcgaggcgaaggccaagacatctgcctCAGTACCCActtccaaccccggccgatccgacaccccgaatatggcttctagggcaCCTGGTTGGAgtctcacgtgcaccacctttgaGATTACCTTAAAGAACTCCCTCCAGTACCACTCCAGTtttggataggaccaaaacatatgaacgtgattagtgcccccccccccccccccaaacgttcACAAACATTCTCCACCCTCAAAAAttaggctcatcctcgcccttgtgaggtgcgccccatacaccaccttcaactgtatcagccccaacctcgcgcatgaagttgacgcattcaccctccggagcacctcacaccatgacccctcctcaatatcctccctcaactcttcctcccacttggccttaatcctcTCTAGAGATACCTTATCTTCGcccagaatcaccccataaatcgccgacaacaccccttctccattcccctgtcgtcaatatctcttccaacagtgtgggAGCCGGAGCCATCGGAAAGCTCGgtacctccttcctggcaaaatttcAGACCTGTATATACCTgaacatctccccctgccccaacccatatttctcccccagtTACTCAACTTCGCAAACCggcctcccagaaacaaatcctttaataccctaactcccttctcctcccatctccgaaaattcccATCCCACCTTCCTGGCTCAAACTTATGATTCAAATTGGCATTTTCCTTGACccctcccacaacctaaagtgcTGGCGCAATGGCCTCCAGATCTTCAGCGTCGCCATTCccaccggactccctgaatatttccccggggccatgggGAGCAGTGCCCTTAACCCTGACCCCCTGCATAGGCTCTCCTCCAATCCAACATACTgggagtcacccccccccccccaaccaacccatcCCCGCACCTTCTCGGTATTCGCCGCCCAGTCAACGCACTCCATGATGTGGGTTGATGAGGTCAGCATTCGGATGCGCAGCTCCTGCTCTTAAGCAAGCAGATTGTTGGCCTCTCTCGGTGAAGCTTAGCAGGGACatcatttttttttgtctttacGCTAGTTTATTTGCTCTGAAACACGAGTTTGTTTTTGCCCACAGAGACTGCAAGAAAGAGATAAGAACTTGGCGTATGAAATAGGAGCTGGAAGAGTAGGTCACAaaccccctcaagcctgctccaacatattcagtaagatcatggctgatcttctaactCAACTGCACTTTGCCACCCTCAATTCCCTTGGTTTCCATCAATCTCAGTGACTGAGCACCCACAACCCTCCACGCCGAGAATGTCAAAGATTCGTAACCCACTGAGCAAAAATAATTCCCCTAATCTTGGTCCTTATCCTGagtcagtgacccccccccccccccatacgcacTCATGGCTCACCCACCAGGGAAAACAGCCTCTGTCAAGTCCTCTGAGAATTTTAAATGTTCCTTTGAGATCACCTCTAATTCTAATAAACTACAGAGAATATTGGGCCCGACATCTCGAATATATAACCTCCAGTCAATTAAAAGCAAATCTGACTCTAAATTCATTGTGTTGCGAGCTGGCATCAGAGCATGATTGGCAGACTGGGGATTGTGCAAGTGCCATTTTATGAAATTAGACCTTAAATTAAATTCCCCAAAGTG encodes:
- the si:dkey-54n8.4 gene encoding coiled-coil domain-containing protein 92 isoform X2 — encoded protein: MATSSLERQLQSVQRNIAFLKGEHMDLLHGLHMEILQLQKRCTDDCEQLESYAPLEAQIREKELQNAALRTELCHKEALITALEDSLRRRERLFLEELKRRSHRMTLLNSELQKQSETAAHLSFQLHSFKQKLSNSRQGNRPSDKPSDKAIPTSPVYTSLSLKRSHKIHYKMTEKTCTDRAMGTDATQQRRQAAQVELDPMPDPALFLRARWHYGQRQVQAGRVAEPVSRECGLESGSLAAASQTPRTVPEGNSKSLNILGPPAETEIPLTDEESAGEDLQKEREGFRK
- the si:dkey-54n8.4 gene encoding coiled-coil domain-containing protein 92 isoform X1 — encoded protein: MATSSLERQLQSVQRNIAFLKGEHMDLLHGLHMEILQLQKRCTELTYELASKSSKNGQSDDCEQLESYAPLEAQIREKELQNAALRTELCHKEALITALEDSLRRRERLFLEELKRRSHRMTLLNSELQKQSETAAHLSFQLHSFKQKLSNSRQGNRPSDKPSDKAIPTSPVYTSLSLKRSHKIHYKMTEKTCTDRAMGTDATQQRRQAAQVELDPMPDPALFLRARWHYGQRQVQAGRVAEPVSRECGLESGSLAAASQTPRTVPEGNSKSLNILGPPAETEIPLTDEESAGEDLQKEREGFRK